The uncultured Methanomethylovorans sp. genome contains a region encoding:
- a CDS encoding carbohydrate kinase family protein — protein MDRTISVVGHAAIDLLFDVEHISCHNESYPIIDYHEYFGGGAANIAVGIANLGGKGQLISAVGEDFGSSGYEEYLMSLGVDLSLLYRCKDQKVTKAFVFTDSDHNQSTYFHWGASALLKKLEPPEVEFVHLATSECSFNARIAKKAGFVSFDPGQDLITYNRKDLDTILEHTDILFTNRHEIKRVCDMTGRSFEELKTSIGTIVVTYDSRGSRIHTEDAEYCIPVVPVKAVDPTGAGDAYRAGFLLAFTRGYGMETCGRIGATVASFAVEVIGCQVKLPTWKMMEERFEAHFGTLRK, from the coding sequence ATGGACAGGACAATATCTGTTGTAGGGCATGCAGCCATAGATCTGCTTTTTGACGTAGAGCACATTTCCTGCCATAATGAATCTTACCCTATTATTGACTACCATGAATATTTCGGAGGCGGGGCTGCCAATATTGCAGTGGGTATTGCCAATCTTGGCGGTAAAGGCCAGCTAATATCTGCTGTTGGCGAGGACTTTGGAAGTTCTGGATACGAGGAATATCTTATGTCTTTGGGCGTAGACTTATCTTTACTATATAGATGTAAAGATCAGAAAGTTACAAAGGCATTTGTTTTTACCGACAGTGATCACAATCAAAGCACATATTTCCACTGGGGTGCATCTGCGCTTCTGAAAAAGCTGGAACCTCCGGAAGTTGAATTTGTACATCTTGCAACTTCTGAATGCTCTTTTAATGCAAGGATAGCAAAAAAAGCGGGTTTTGTCTCATTTGATCCTGGACAGGATCTTATAACCTATAATCGTAAAGACCTGGATACCATATTGGAACACACGGATATACTTTTCACAAATCGTCATGAGATAAAGAGAGTTTGTGATATGACCGGCCGTTCTTTTGAGGAACTCAAAACAAGCATAGGGACTATTGTGGTTACCTATGACTCACGGGGAAGCAGAATACATACGGAAGATGCAGAATATTGCATACCTGTAGTGCCTGTAAAAGCCGTTGATCCCACCGGTGCAGGTGACGCATACAGAGCAGGGTTCCTATTAGCTTTCACACGAGGATATGGTATGGAAACCTGTGGCAGAATAGGTGCGACAGTTGCATCCTTTGCAGTAGAGGTCATAGGTTGCCAGGTAAAATTGCCTACATGGA